One genomic segment of Bacillota bacterium includes these proteins:
- the murF gene encoding UDP-N-acetylmuramoyl-tripeptide--D-alanyl-D-alanine ligase produces the protein MEPLRLTEVLYAVNGQLLKGNPETIITGVTTDSRNVAPGQLFFAFPGARVDGHSFVADALQSGAAGAVISKPILINTRHPLILVPDPYQALQNLAKYYRTLFQVPVIAVTGSTGKTTTKDLIAGVLATRLSVLKTEGNQNNEIGLPLTILRITRQHGAVVLEMAMRGRGEIGELCRISRPDVGVITNIGKTHLETLGTEAAIAEAKGELLAALPLEGCAVLNGQDPWQVSLARQFQGNLLFYGEDQRFPVYALHVKLRGLKGISFLLRTPRGESSCFLPLPGRHNVFNALAAAAVGHWFGLMPEEIAQGLASASVTGMRIEVKDGSGGSKIIDDTYNASPASVIAGLQLLASVPRKGRAVAVLGDMYELGWYTVQGHREVGRAAGELKVDYLFVVGDYAGEIAQGAREAGMDQERIKVFSDKTAALAFLSEFLEPGDLVLVKGSRAMRMEEIVAGICDQVISHG, from the coding sequence ATGGAGCCGCTTCGCCTTACAGAGGTTTTGTATGCGGTTAATGGTCAACTTTTGAAAGGAAATCCGGAAACAATAATTACCGGTGTGACGACAGACAGCCGGAATGTAGCGCCAGGCCAGTTATTTTTTGCTTTTCCCGGGGCGCGGGTTGATGGGCATTCTTTCGTCGCTGACGCCTTGCAAAGTGGTGCCGCTGGTGCCGTGATTTCCAAGCCCATCTTGATTAATACCAGACATCCCCTGATCCTGGTGCCCGATCCTTATCAGGCTCTCCAAAATTTAGCAAAATACTACCGGACCCTATTTCAGGTTCCGGTCATTGCAGTTACCGGAAGTACTGGCAAAACGACCACAAAAGATTTAATTGCCGGGGTGCTCGCGACCCGCCTTTCTGTTTTAAAAACCGAGGGGAATCAAAATAACGAAATCGGCCTTCCGTTAACGATTTTACGGATCACGCGGCAGCATGGGGCCGTTGTTCTAGAGATGGCGATGCGAGGGCGGGGAGAAATCGGCGAGCTTTGCCGGATCAGCAGACCGGACGTTGGGGTAATTACCAACATTGGAAAGACACACTTGGAAACGCTCGGTACGGAAGCGGCAATTGCCGAGGCCAAGGGGGAGCTTCTTGCTGCTCTTCCCCTTGAGGGTTGCGCCGTTTTAAACGGCCAGGACCCCTGGCAGGTATCCCTGGCCCGGCAATTTCAGGGAAATTTGCTTTTCTACGGCGAAGATCAACGCTTTCCTGTGTACGCTTTACATGTTAAGTTGCGCGGCTTGAAGGGGATTAGCTTTCTGTTACGGACCCCCCGCGGGGAAAGTTCGTGTTTTCTTCCGCTTCCGGGCCGTCACAATGTTTTTAACGCCCTGGCAGCAGCGGCGGTAGGACACTGGTTCGGCTTAATGCCTGAAGAAATCGCGCAGGGTCTGGCTTCGGCTTCAGTGACCGGGATGCGGATCGAGGTAAAGGATGGTAGCGGCGGTAGCAAAATTATTGATGATACTTACAACGCCAGTCCAGCTTCTGTAATTGCAGGTTTGCAACTTTTAGCCAGTGTTCCCCGTAAAGGCCGCGCCGTGGCGGTTCTCGGTGATATGTATGAGTTGGGCTGGTATACGGTTCAGGGGCACCGTGAAGTCGGGAGGGCCGCTGGAGAGTTGAAGGTGGATTACCTGTTTGTCGTCGGAGATTACGCCGGAGAGATTGCTCAAGGTGCCCGGGAGGCCGGGATGGACCAGGAGAGGATTAAAGTTTTTTCAGATAAAACAGCAGCGCTTGCTTTTCTAAGTGAGTTCTTAGAACCAGGAGATTTGGTGCTTGTAAAAGGTTCGCGTGCTATGAGAATGGAAGAAATCGTTGCAGGTATCTGTGATCAGGTGATTTCCCATGGATGA
- the mraY gene encoding phospho-N-acetylmuramoyl-pentapeptide-transferase, with product MDEITKVATAFGASLIITLLLGPFLIPLLYRLKFGQEVRGDGPRSHLQKRGTATMGGLMILTGAALASFVTAGQTPEILLFLGIMLGCGLLGFADDFLKVVLRRPLGLKARMKISGQLILGLLLGWGSLLLGRDTSIVLPLADLTLDIGFSYIIFSVIVLVAATNAVNLTDGLDGLASGLMVIVSLAYILIAWMTGENQAAIFAAALAGSCLGFLRYNYHPARVFMGDTGSLALGGGLAGLAVLTRTELVLLITGGVFVLETLSVIIQVISFRLTGRRIFLMSPLHHHFELKGWSEVNVVFFFWLLGLFFAILGLLAMRGLGRSV from the coding sequence ATGGATGAAATCACTAAAGTTGCGACAGCTTTTGGGGCCAGCTTAATTATTACTTTGCTTCTGGGGCCTTTCTTAATTCCTCTTCTCTATCGTTTGAAGTTTGGGCAGGAGGTAAGAGGGGACGGTCCCCGCTCTCACTTGCAAAAGCGCGGCACCGCTACGATGGGAGGCCTTATGATTCTTACTGGAGCTGCCCTGGCAAGTTTCGTCACCGCCGGTCAGACACCGGAGATCCTGCTTTTTTTGGGCATCATGCTTGGCTGTGGTTTGCTGGGATTTGCTGACGATTTTTTAAAAGTAGTTCTCAGGCGCCCGCTCGGTTTGAAAGCCCGGATGAAAATTTCGGGGCAATTAATCCTGGGGTTACTGCTGGGTTGGGGCTCTCTCTTACTCGGGCGAGATACTTCCATCGTGCTACCCCTTGCAGATTTAACCCTGGACATTGGTTTTTCTTATATCATTTTCAGTGTTATTGTTCTGGTTGCAGCCACAAATGCCGTTAACCTGACCGATGGGCTCGACGGTTTGGCGAGCGGGTTAATGGTAATTGTAAGTTTAGCATACATTTTAATTGCCTGGATGACGGGAGAGAATCAGGCTGCTATTTTTGCGGCTGCGCTTGCCGGGAGCTGTTTGGGTTTTTTGCGTTACAACTACCATCCGGCGCGAGTTTTTATGGGAGATACCGGTTCTCTGGCTTTAGGGGGAGGTCTCGCCGGGCTTGCCGTCCTGACACGCACCGAACTGGTCCTACTAATTACAGGTGGAGTTTTTGTTCTGGAGACCCTTTCAGTGATTATTCAGGTTATTTCTTTCCGCCTGACAGGGCGGCGGATTTTTCTAATGAGCCCGTTGCATCATCACTTTGAATTAAAAGGGTGGTCCGAAGTTAATGTAGTCTTCTTTTTCTGGTTGCTTGGCTTATTTTTCGCAATTTTAGGACTTCTGGCAATGCGAGGATTGGGTAGGAGTGTTTAG